One Faecalicatena sp. Marseille-Q4148 DNA window includes the following coding sequences:
- the pepT gene encoding peptidase T, translated as MKAYERMLKYIVVRTPSDGESGTTPSSVCQFDLAKMLVEELKELGVENAAVDEQCFVYGIIPATPGYEEKTKIGFIAHMDTVSDFCDHEIKPVLTENYNGEDLVLGDSGRVLSVKDFPHLPSLKGRTLITSDGTTILGVDDKAGIAEIMTLIERLRDEEIPHGQISVAFTPDEEVGTGASHFDIERFGAEYAYTLDGDGEGEIQYENFNACEATFEVNGFNVHPGGSKDVMINAVLLATQINQMLPGCETPRDTSGYEGFYHLCSLSGDVAYAKAQYIVRDHDLNSFEARKKTLCHIEKIMNEKWGEGTVKLTIRDEYRNMSSIIADCMHLIDNAREACKNANVAEDISPIRGGTDGSQLSYRGLPCPNLGTGGHGYHGPYEHATVEGMDKATDMIVELVKIYAR; from the coding sequence ATGAAGGCATATGAGAGAATGTTGAAATACATTGTTGTGCGCACACCAAGTGACGGAGAGAGTGGAACAACACCAAGTTCAGTATGTCAGTTTGACCTGGCAAAGATGCTCGTAGAAGAGTTAAAGGAATTGGGTGTGGAAAATGCTGCTGTGGATGAGCAGTGCTTTGTATACGGAATCATTCCGGCAACTCCGGGGTATGAAGAGAAAACAAAGATCGGATTTATTGCCCATATGGATACAGTATCGGATTTCTGTGATCATGAAATTAAACCGGTACTGACAGAAAACTATAATGGAGAAGATCTCGTACTCGGGGATAGCGGTCGTGTGCTCTCGGTAAAAGATTTTCCGCATCTTCCATCGCTGAAAGGAAGAACACTGATTACATCTGACGGAACAACTATTCTCGGTGTAGATGACAAGGCGGGAATTGCAGAGATTATGACTTTGATTGAACGTCTGAGAGATGAAGAAATTCCTCATGGTCAGATCAGTGTTGCATTTACACCGGATGAGGAAGTAGGAACAGGAGCTTCTCATTTTGATATTGAAAGATTTGGGGCAGAGTATGCATATACATTGGATGGAGATGGCGAAGGGGAAATCCAGTATGAGAACTTTAATGCCTGTGAAGCAACTTTTGAAGTAAATGGGTTTAATGTGCATCCAGGCGGCTCCAAAGATGTTATGATCAATGCAGTGCTTCTTGCGACACAGATTAATCAAATGCTTCCGGGATGCGAAACGCCTAGAGATACATCCGGTTATGAAGGATTTTATCATTTGTGCAGTTTGAGCGGTGATGTTGCCTATGCAAAGGCTCAGTATATTGTTCGCGATCATGATCTGAATTCTTTTGAAGCAAGAAAGAAGACACTGTGCCATATTGAAAAGATTATGAATGAAAAATGGGGCGAAGGAACTGTTAAATTAACAATCCGGGATGAATACCGCAATATGTCAAGTATCATTGCTGATTGTATGCATCTGATTGATAATGCAAGAGAAGCATGCAAAAATGCAAATGTGGCAGAAGATATTTCCCCGATCCGCGGAGGTACTGACGGAAGCCAGTTATCTTACAGAGGACTTCCATGTCCGAATCTCGGAACAGGCGGACACGGTTATCACGGACCTTACGAACATGCGACAGTAGAAGGTATGGATAAAGCAACAGATATGATTGTAGAGCTTGTGAAGATTTACGCGAGATAG
- a CDS encoding amino acid ABC transporter permease — MSFDTILKQMTAGFGQTCLIFFFTLLFSLPLGMFVYFGKVSRHKPVRWIINSYISIMRGTPLMLQLLVWYFAPYYLWQMNIGGYKLTAILLGFSLNYAAYFAEIYRSGMEAIPKGQYEAAALLGYSKVQTFLHIILPQVVKVVLPSVTNEVITLVKDTSLVYSLSYIEMFGVAKQIAAAQTTILPFFIAGIFYFIFNYTVAFCMEQFEKRLNYYR, encoded by the coding sequence ATGAGCTTTGATACAATCTTAAAACAAATGACTGCCGGGTTTGGACAGACGTGCCTGATTTTCTTTTTCACGCTGCTATTTTCTCTGCCTCTTGGAATGTTTGTCTATTTCGGAAAAGTAAGCAGACATAAACCTGTCCGCTGGATAATCAATAGCTATATTTCTATCATGCGAGGAACTCCGCTGATGTTACAGCTTCTCGTATGGTATTTTGCGCCTTATTACTTATGGCAAATGAATATCGGAGGCTATAAGCTAACTGCAATCCTGCTCGGTTTTTCCTTAAACTATGCTGCCTATTTCGCTGAAATTTACCGTTCCGGAATGGAAGCCATCCCAAAAGGTCAGTATGAAGCAGCTGCTCTGCTCGGGTATTCTAAAGTACAGACATTCCTGCATATCATTTTGCCACAGGTAGTGAAAGTTGTCCTTCCCTCTGTCACAAACGAAGTAATTACTCTTGTCAAAGATACATCGCTTGTCTATTCACTTTCTTACATTGAAATGTTTGGTGTGGCAAAACAAATCGCTGCCGCTCAGACTACTATCCTTCCATTCTTTATTGCGGGAATTTTTTATTTTATTTTTAACTATACGGTTGCCTTTTGTATGGAACAATTCGAAAAAAGATTAAACTATTATCGCTAG
- a CDS encoding LysR family transcriptional regulator, with amino-acid sequence MEQELKYIYTVYEKGSFSKAARALYLTQPALSIAVQKAEEKIGMPLFDRSQKPLKLTPAGEVYIEKIRQIRQLEDELHRKIEDLAKLNTGHVRIGATSFFLSYILPPILLEYHRQYPDVTLEIIETDSYELKEMLKDRKLDLTFVSRPLEEPFYKNHFSFQDPILLAVPSAFSVNEQLADHALTAHDVLRRRHLTASCPSICLSAFEHVPFVLLKSRYDLRKRTDSLFAEAEITPDIFMEASQMSTLYTLAEAGLGATFISDRIIQKPDERVLFYKIDSLLAVREMNIVTNKNCYISHAANLFIQLMRQYYSV; translated from the coding sequence ATGGAACAAGAATTAAAATATATCTATACCGTATATGAAAAAGGCAGTTTCTCAAAAGCCGCCCGCGCTCTGTATCTAACGCAGCCGGCTCTTAGCATCGCCGTTCAGAAAGCCGAAGAAAAGATCGGAATGCCTCTCTTTGATCGAAGTCAAAAACCGCTGAAGCTTACACCAGCCGGAGAAGTTTATATTGAAAAAATCCGTCAGATTCGCCAATTGGAAGACGAACTGCACCGCAAAATCGAAGATCTTGCAAAACTTAATACAGGACATGTGCGAATCGGCGCCACCAGTTTCTTCCTTTCTTACATCCTGCCTCCGATTCTGTTAGAGTATCATCGCCAATATCCGGATGTCACATTGGAAATTATTGAAACTGACTCATATGAATTAAAAGAAATGTTAAAAGACCGTAAATTGGATCTGACTTTTGTCAGCCGTCCCCTGGAAGAACCATTTTACAAAAATCATTTTTCCTTCCAGGATCCTATTTTACTCGCAGTCCCTTCCGCTTTTTCTGTCAATGAACAGCTTGCTGATCACGCCCTGACTGCACACGATGTCCTTCGCCGCCGCCATCTCACTGCTTCTTGTCCCTCTATCTGCCTCTCTGCATTTGAGCATGTGCCCTTCGTTCTGCTCAAATCCCGCTATGACCTTCGCAAGCGGACAGACAGTCTCTTTGCAGAAGCCGAAATCACACCGGATATCTTCATGGAAGCTTCTCAGATGTCCACTCTCTATACCCTTGCAGAAGCAGGACTTGGCGCTACCTTTATCAGCGACCGAATCATCCAGAAACCCGATGAACGTGTTTTATTCTATAAAATAGACTCTTTACTGGCAGTTCGGGAAATGAACATCGTCACAAATAAAAACTGTTATATTTCTCATGCAGCTAATTTGTTTATACAGCTCATGCGGCAATATTATTCCGTATAA
- a CDS encoding ABC transporter ATP-binding protein has translation MKKHTFKRLFGYLKSYRLRLFFVLLFASVSTIFTVMAPFVIGKVTTTLFESIRDGIFYWETILWLLAALVGLYLISQFFAFLQGFHMAKITANVMREIRSDIDSKMHRLKLNYYDTHTHGDILSVITNDVDTINNTVSQNLTSIVTQIITAIGILLMMLTISPKLTLIPMIMVPLSLLSAAGVMKSGGKHYERQQELLGELNGYIEEMYNGQQVVQAFSYQERAKEQFYALNENLKNSSYKAETIAGAVSPITTFVNDMGYVICAAIGCLRAIGGFITVGNVQAMLEYTRRFAEPFSSLAGMAGSFGAAKAAGDRIFALLDAEEELPEAENGIIPEDRSGSVTFENVQFGYTPDRMLMNGVNLTVKPGQKVAIVGPTGAGKTTLINLLMRFYELNGGAITVDGVNICDMPREELRDRFGMVLQDTWLFEGTIADNLGYAEEHMDRSKIIASAKSACAHSFIKTLPGGYDMMLSKGAENISQGERQLLTIARAIASDPEIMILDEATSNVDTHTEVLIQRAMAELMKGRTSFVIAHRLSTIRDADMILYMEDGDIKEVGNHDELMEKEGKYAALYNSQFA, from the coding sequence ATGAAAAAGCATACATTTAAGAGATTATTTGGGTATTTAAAATCCTATCGGCTTAGGCTGTTCTTTGTTTTGTTATTTGCTTCCGTCAGTACAATTTTTACTGTAATGGCGCCATTTGTAATCGGAAAAGTGACAACAACTTTATTTGAAAGTATTCGAGATGGTATATTTTACTGGGAAACAATCCTTTGGCTTCTTGCTGCGCTGGTAGGATTATATCTCATTTCACAATTTTTTGCATTTTTACAGGGATTTCACATGGCTAAGATTACAGCAAATGTTATGAGAGAGATTCGTAGTGATATCGACAGTAAAATGCACAGATTGAAATTAAATTACTATGATACACATACGCATGGTGATATCCTTAGTGTGATTACAAATGATGTAGATACGATTAATAATACTGTAAGTCAAAATCTTACATCAATTGTAACACAGATTATTACTGCGATAGGCATTTTACTTATGATGCTGACGATTAGTCCAAAACTGACGCTCATTCCCATGATTATGGTTCCGCTATCTTTGTTAAGTGCAGCCGGGGTTATGAAATCCGGCGGAAAACATTATGAAAGACAGCAGGAATTACTGGGGGAATTAAATGGATATATAGAGGAAATGTATAATGGTCAGCAAGTAGTTCAGGCATTTAGTTATCAAGAAAGAGCAAAAGAACAGTTTTATGCTCTGAATGAAAATTTGAAAAACAGTTCCTATAAGGCAGAGACAATTGCGGGGGCAGTCAGTCCGATTACAACTTTTGTAAATGATATGGGATATGTAATCTGTGCTGCGATTGGATGTCTGCGTGCCATAGGCGGTTTTATTACCGTAGGAAATGTACAGGCGATGCTTGAATATACAAGACGGTTTGCAGAACCATTTTCTTCACTGGCAGGAATGGCGGGAAGCTTTGGAGCAGCAAAGGCTGCCGGAGACAGAATTTTTGCACTATTGGATGCAGAAGAAGAGCTGCCGGAAGCAGAGAATGGAATCATTCCGGAAGATCGTTCCGGCAGTGTGACATTTGAAAATGTTCAGTTCGGCTATACGCCTGATCGGATGTTGATGAATGGAGTGAATCTAACTGTGAAACCGGGACAAAAGGTAGCAATTGTAGGACCGACGGGGGCAGGAAAGACAACTCTGATCAATCTTTTGATGAGATTTTATGAACTGAATGGTGGTGCGATTACAGTGGATGGCGTCAATATATGTGATATGCCAAGAGAAGAACTGAGAGACCGATTCGGTATGGTTTTACAAGATACATGGCTTTTTGAAGGAACAATTGCAGATAATCTTGGTTATGCAGAAGAACATATGGATAGAAGTAAAATTATCGCATCAGCGAAGTCAGCCTGTGCACATAGCTTTATAAAAACGCTCCCGGGTGGATACGATATGATGCTGTCAAAAGGAGCAGAAAATATTTCACAGGGAGAACGACAGCTTCTTACAATTGCAAGAGCAATTGCGTCAGATCCTGAAATTATGATTCTTGATGAAGCGACAAGTAATGTAGATACTCATACAGAAGTTCTGATTCAGCGAGCAATGGCAGAACTTATGAAGGGGCGTACTAGTTTTGTAATTGCACATCGGCTTTCGACAATTCGGGATGCGGATATGATTTTATACATGGAAGATGGAGATATTAAAGAAGTCGGAAATCATGATGAACTGATGGAAAAAGAGGGAAAATATGCAGCACTCTATAATAGTCAGTTTGCATAG
- a CDS encoding NAD-dependent malic enzyme, with protein MDYGKESLKMHYDLKGKIEMVSRAAVDSKEALSLAYTPGVATPCLEIQKDINKSFELTRRWNTVAVVTDGTAVLGLGDIGPEAGMPVMEGKCVLFKEFGGVDAIPLCVRSKDVDEIVNAVRLLAGSFGGVNLEDISAPRCFEIEQKLKECCDIPIFHDDQHGTAVITLAGVINALKLVGKKLEDVKIVTSGAGAAGIAIIKLLMAMGLKNVIMTDRMGAIYKGRENLNAIKAEMAEITNFNQEKGTLAEVIKGADVFIGVSAPGTLTGDMVRTMAKDPIVFACANPTPEIFPEEAKAAGAAVVSTGRSDFPNQVNNVLCFPGIFRGALDVRASEINDEMKIAAAYAIAGLVSDEELNADYILPMAFDKRVKDAVAKATAEAAIKSGVARV; from the coding sequence ATGGATTACGGAAAAGAATCTTTGAAAATGCATTATGATTTAAAAGGAAAGATTGAGATGGTGTCAAGAGCAGCAGTAGATTCAAAAGAAGCGCTGAGTCTTGCATATACACCTGGTGTTGCAACACCTTGTCTGGAAATTCAGAAAGATATCAATAAAAGCTTTGAACTGACAAGAAGATGGAATACCGTTGCAGTCGTGACAGACGGAACGGCAGTTCTCGGACTTGGGGATATTGGCCCGGAAGCCGGAATGCCGGTTATGGAAGGAAAATGTGTTCTTTTTAAAGAATTCGGCGGCGTAGATGCAATTCCGCTTTGTGTAAGAAGTAAAGATGTGGATGAAATTGTGAATGCGGTACGTCTTCTGGCAGGAAGTTTTGGTGGAGTAAACCTGGAAGATATTTCTGCACCGAGATGTTTTGAGATTGAGCAGAAATTAAAAGAATGCTGCGATATTCCGATTTTCCATGACGATCAGCATGGAACAGCGGTAATTACACTGGCAGGAGTGATCAATGCGCTGAAGCTTGTTGGAAAGAAATTGGAAGACGTGAAGATCGTTACATCAGGAGCCGGAGCAGCAGGAATTGCAATTATTAAACTGTTAATGGCGATGGGACTGAAAAATGTTATTATGACAGACCGGATGGGTGCTATCTATAAGGGACGTGAGAATCTGAATGCAATCAAAGCAGAGATGGCAGAGATTACGAATTTTAATCAGGAAAAAGGAACACTGGCAGAAGTAATCAAAGGCGCAGATGTATTTATCGGAGTTTCAGCACCGGGTACATTAACAGGAGATATGGTACGCACAATGGCAAAAGATCCGATTGTATTTGCATGTGCAAACCCAACACCGGAGATTTTCCCTGAGGAAGCGAAAGCAGCAGGTGCAGCAGTTGTTTCTACGGGACGATCTGATTTCCCGAATCAGGTAAACAATGTACTTTGTTTCCCGGGAATTTTCCGTGGTGCGCTTGATGTGAGAGCATCTGAGATTAATGATGAGATGAAGATCGCAGCGGCATATGCGATTGCAGGACTTGTTAGTGATGAAGAATTAAATGCAGATTATATCCTTCCAATGGCATTTGATAAGAGAGTAAAAGATGCCGTTGCAAAAGCAACAGCAGAGGCAGCAATCAAGAGCGGCGTGGCAAGAGTATAG
- a CDS encoding MerR family transcriptional regulator gives MKNKKFLYTTGQFAKLNGINKRTLHYYDEIGLFSPEVKAENGYRYYTCFQTVQLELIMTLRKIGLSIEEIIHYQQSPSGSSFAELIAEKKDFIDRSIRELLNIKTFLEEKSNKLSLSLTAKEDEINVISLPEQRILLSSPITGAYDDDDFIVASEFSLRLKSIFGLYDNFGSRISAEQILRRQYHKYDCFFAYGRTDIEIYDVLRPAGTYLRTYCIGSWDRLHTVYDKICNFAAENELELYGYAYEEGLNEMSLRNRQDYITMITIPCKKKAL, from the coding sequence ATGAAAAATAAAAAATTTTTATATACAACAGGTCAGTTTGCAAAACTTAATGGGATTAACAAACGTACCTTACATTATTATGACGAGATTGGATTATTTTCTCCGGAAGTAAAAGCAGAAAATGGATATCGATACTATACCTGTTTCCAGACGGTACAATTAGAGCTGATTATGACACTTCGAAAGATTGGATTGTCTATAGAGGAAATTATACACTACCAACAAAGTCCTTCCGGAAGCTCTTTTGCCGAACTAATCGCTGAGAAAAAAGATTTCATTGATAGATCGATCCGGGAACTTTTAAATATAAAAACATTTTTAGAAGAAAAATCAAACAAGTTGTCATTGAGTCTTACTGCAAAAGAAGATGAAATAAATGTAATTTCACTCCCTGAACAACGTATTTTGCTCAGCAGTCCTATTACCGGAGCATATGATGATGATGATTTCATTGTCGCCAGTGAGTTTTCTCTTCGTTTAAAGTCTATTTTTGGATTGTATGATAATTTTGGAAGCCGCATTTCGGCAGAACAGATTTTACGCAGACAATATCACAAATATGACTGCTTCTTCGCCTATGGACGAACAGATATAGAAATCTACGATGTTCTCAGACCTGCAGGCACATATTTGCGAACCTACTGCATTGGCAGTTGGGATCGTCTTCACACTGTCTACGATAAAATCTGCAATTTTGCAGCAGAAAATGAGTTAGAATTATATGGATATGCCTATGAAGAAGGATTAAACGAGATGTCTTTACGAAATCGCCAAGATTATATCACAATGATTACGATTCCTTGCAAGAAAAAAGCGCTATAA
- a CDS encoding amino acid ABC transporter ATP-binding protein — MKLLEMKHINKEFEGIPVLRDVSLSVAKGEIVAIIGPSGSGKSTLLRCAAMLESITSGEVCYMGQKAFWTEQDRLLFPPKHTLKELQSCFGLVFQNFNLFPHFSVMRNITDAPIRVQHRPKEEVYQEARTLLAKMGLADKADAYPYQLSGGQQQRVSIARALAVKPQILFFDEPTSALDPELTEEILKIIKDLAAEHMTMVIVTHEMNFARKIADKMIFMEQGLIALEGTPQEVFSSDNTRIQEFLGKCSSE, encoded by the coding sequence ATGAAACTTTTAGAAATGAAACATATAAATAAAGAATTCGAAGGCATTCCCGTACTCCGGGATGTATCACTCTCTGTTGCAAAAGGTGAAATCGTTGCAATTATCGGCCCTTCCGGCTCCGGAAAATCAACATTACTCCGCTGCGCTGCAATGTTGGAATCCATTACCTCAGGAGAAGTATGCTATATGGGGCAAAAAGCATTTTGGACGGAACAGGACAGACTCCTTTTTCCGCCAAAACACACCTTAAAAGAACTCCAATCCTGCTTCGGCCTGGTCTTCCAGAATTTTAATCTGTTCCCACATTTTTCTGTTATGAGAAATATTACTGACGCCCCTATCCGGGTGCAGCACCGTCCAAAAGAGGAAGTGTATCAGGAAGCCCGGACACTTCTTGCTAAAATGGGTCTGGCAGACAAAGCGGATGCTTATCCATATCAGCTCTCCGGCGGACAACAGCAGCGTGTATCCATTGCCCGTGCCCTTGCTGTAAAACCTCAGATCCTTTTCTTTGATGAACCGACTTCTGCACTGGATCCGGAACTAACCGAAGAAATTCTAAAAATCATCAAAGATCTTGCCGCAGAGCATATGACAATGGTCATTGTCACACATGAAATGAATTTCGCCCGCAAAATTGCAGACAAAATGATCTTTATGGAACAAGGTCTTATTGCTTTAGAAGGAACTCCGCAAGAAGTCTTTTCTTCCGACAACACGAGGATACAGGAATTTCTTGGAAAATGCTCCTCTGAATAA
- a CDS encoding GNAT family N-acetyltransferase produces MEFLNVNQKSWKEVREIYLEAFPKAERKPFFTIRHSVKKGKEQILTAIEDGILLGFVMVIPYEKLVMVDYLAVSGRIRSRGTGSKIMQEVCRRFSGKKIVLLIEQLDDHAANKEQRIARRKFYLKNGFTSSKLYITGHSGNMEIMNYGGMVSREEYMKLQKYALGSFMFQLSGIKLAV; encoded by the coding sequence ATGGAGTTTTTGAATGTAAATCAGAAGTCATGGAAAGAAGTTAGAGAAATCTATTTGGAAGCATTTCCAAAAGCAGAGAGAAAACCTTTTTTTACAATCCGTCATTCGGTGAAAAAAGGGAAAGAGCAGATATTAACAGCGATAGAAGACGGAATTTTGCTGGGATTTGTTATGGTAATTCCATACGAAAAACTGGTCATGGTAGATTATCTTGCTGTTTCAGGACGGATTCGAAGCCGGGGAACCGGAAGTAAAATTATGCAGGAAGTATGCAGACGCTTTTCAGGAAAGAAGATTGTTCTTTTGATAGAACAGTTGGATGATCATGCTGCAAATAAAGAACAGAGAATAGCCAGGAGAAAATTCTATCTCAAAAATGGTTTTACTTCTTCAAAGCTTTACATTACAGGGCATAGTGGAAATATGGAGATTATGAATTACGGTGGAATGGTTTCGCGAGAAGAATATATGAAACTTCAGAAATATGCACTAGGGAGCTTCATGTTTCAATTGTCGGGAATTAAATTGGCAGTTTAA
- a CDS encoding ABC transporter ATP-binding protein, producing the protein MKTIFSKVKLKGRQILLLSILILFAAIAEMMLPSLLAQMINSGVTDNSQNMILVLAVIMAGVTALAGVVNFLSVKIASRISTDFSANLREQVFEKVQSFSAAELDHFGTASLVTRSTSDITNVQNFLTMLLRIGILAPMMAIAGLVFSAATGGKVSSVLSVAIPVLLIGCGIIILFASRYSIKLRQKLDRINQLFLESLEGVRVIRAFNKQKTESYRFGEANKDYAATAMLSGRITSLLLPVINVIFGVTTAAVLGLGAHYVETGAMEVGSLVANSQYISMVLMSAMMLALVIMMFPTAYACSKRIGEVLETETSIKDGSFSMKDRPLRSTVEFRHVTFAYPGAEEPILKDISFEAHPGEITAIIGGTGRGKSSILKLVPRLYDPLFGEVLIDGVNVKEYAVDELRSLIGYVPQKNVLFSGDIASNLNFGKNHGTEQEWMTAAKIACAEEFILKKENGYHEAIAQGGTNLSGGQRQRMAIARAVMKEPEIYVFDDSFSALDMKTDQVLRKNLKAAMGNATVIMVAQRVSTILDADRILVVDDGMIVGQGTHRELLNTCPLYREIAEIQLGKEAVSYEKAYI; encoded by the coding sequence ATGAAAACAATATTTTCAAAAGTCAAATTAAAAGGGCGGCAGATTTTACTATTGTCTATTTTGATTTTATTTGCAGCAATTGCAGAAATGATGCTGCCGTCTTTACTTGCACAAATGATTAACAGTGGAGTAACAGACAATTCTCAGAATATGATTTTGGTACTTGCGGTTATTATGGCGGGAGTTACTGCACTTGCAGGAGTTGTGAATTTTTTATCTGTAAAAATTGCATCCCGCATTTCAACAGATTTTTCAGCGAATCTCCGCGAACAGGTATTTGAAAAAGTTCAGAGTTTTTCAGCGGCAGAATTGGATCATTTCGGAACTGCAAGTCTTGTTACAAGAAGTACGTCAGATATCACGAATGTTCAGAATTTCCTTACGATGCTTTTACGGATTGGAATTCTTGCGCCGATGATGGCGATTGCCGGACTTGTCTTTTCAGCTGCGACTGGGGGAAAAGTCAGTTCTGTACTTAGTGTTGCAATTCCGGTATTATTGATCGGATGCGGCATTATCATTTTATTTGCATCACGGTATTCAATCAAATTGCGACAGAAGCTTGATAGAATTAATCAATTGTTTTTGGAGTCATTGGAAGGTGTCAGAGTTATCAGGGCATTCAATAAGCAAAAAACGGAAAGCTATCGATTTGGAGAAGCAAATAAGGATTATGCTGCTACTGCAATGCTGTCAGGAAGAATTACAAGTCTTCTTTTACCGGTGATTAATGTGATTTTCGGGGTAACAACAGCAGCGGTATTAGGTTTGGGAGCACATTATGTTGAGACAGGAGCTATGGAAGTTGGTTCTTTAGTGGCAAACAGTCAATATATCAGCATGGTACTTATGTCAGCAATGATGCTGGCGCTTGTTATTATGATGTTTCCTACAGCATATGCCTGTTCTAAGCGTATTGGAGAGGTGCTGGAAACAGAAACAAGTATCAAGGATGGTTCGTTTTCTATGAAAGACCGTCCGCTTCGCTCCACGGTAGAATTTCGCCATGTGACATTTGCCTATCCGGGAGCTGAGGAACCAATTTTAAAAGACATTAGCTTTGAAGCACATCCAGGAGAGATTACGGCAATTATAGGAGGAACAGGAAGAGGAAAATCGAGTATTTTGAAATTGGTTCCACGGCTGTATGATCCCCTATTTGGAGAAGTTCTTATTGACGGTGTGAATGTAAAAGAATATGCAGTAGATGAACTTCGTTCTTTAATTGGTTATGTTCCTCAAAAGAATGTTTTATTTTCAGGGGATATTGCTTCTAACCTGAACTTTGGCAAAAATCATGGAACAGAGCAGGAATGGATGACAGCAGCAAAAATTGCATGTGCAGAGGAATTTATTTTAAAAAAAGAAAACGGATATCATGAGGCAATTGCTCAGGGCGGAACAAATCTTTCCGGTGGACAGAGGCAGAGAATGGCGATTGCAAGAGCTGTTATGAAGGAGCCGGAAATCTACGTTTTTGATGATAGCTTTTCTGCATTGGATATGAAAACAGATCAAGTGCTTCGGAAAAATTTGAAAGCAGCGATGGGAAATGCAACAGTGATTATGGTTGCACAGAGAGTTAGCACGATTCTTGATGCAGACCGTATTTTAGTCGTTGATGATGGGATGATTGTTGGTCAGGGAACGCACAGAGAACTTTTAAATACATGTCCGCTTTATCGGGAGATTGCGGAAATCCAACTGGGAAAGGAGGCAGTTTCATATGAAAAAGCATACATTTAA